The sequence ACCGCGCGCCGGGGACTCCAGTGGGCCCCGGGCGTCGGTTTGTCCCGGAGTATCCTGGGCGGTCGGTCCGGTTCCTCCTCCATTGTGCATCGAAGGGTCAGCGCCGGTCTATCGCCGCCCCGGCGGGCCCACCTAGGGTTTGGTCTAAATTTTCGTCTAACTGTGGTCCGGTGACCCAGAGGCGGGATGAATACCAGTAACCTCAGGTTGGGCATCGATCTTGGCGGTACTAAGATCGAATTGCTCGCTTTGGATGGGCAAGGGACCGAGTTGCTGCGCCGTCGGGTGGCGACGCCGCAGGGCGATTACCGCGCCACCTTGGATGCCGTGGCGGCCTTGGTGGCTTGTGCCGAAGCGGAATTGGGCGCGCGGGGCACCGTGGGTATCGGTACCCCGGGAACCTTGTCGCGGGCGACTGGGCGACTCAAAAATTCCAACTCCACTTGCCTGAATGGCCAGCCCATCCTGGAGGATTTGCAAGAACGGCTCGGACGCCCGGTGCGGATCGCCAACGATGCCGATTGTTTCGCCCTGTCCGAGGCCACCGACGGCGCGGCAGCGGGGTTGGGAACAGTGTTCGGGGTGATCCTGGGCACCGGAGTCGGCGGCGGCTTGGTGGTTCATGGGCGACTGGTCCAGGGTCCCAACGGAATTACCGGCGAATGGGGCCACAACCCGCTCCCCTGGGCCACGGCCGAGGAGCTACCCGGCCCACCCTGTTACTGCGGCAAGCGCGGCTGTATCGAAACCTTCCTCTCGGGACCCGCCTTGGCACGGGATCATGCAGAGCATACCGGCCTCCTCCTGGAGGGCGCGGAAATCGTCGCGCGGGCCGACGCGGGCGACAGCGCTTGCGAGGCCACCCTGCGTCGCTACGAAGGCCGGTTGGCCAGAGCCTTGGCCCAGCTGATCAATATCCTGGACCCGGACGCCATCGTCCTGGGCGGCGGACTTTCCAATTGCACCCGACTGTATCGGCGGGTGCCGACCCAGTGGGGCCGCTATGTGTTCTCGGACCGGGTGGACAGCCGCTTGCTGCCACCCCGCTATGGGGATTCCAGCGGCGTCCGGGGTGCGGCATGGTTATGGCGCTGACCGCCACGGTCGCTGCCGGGGCCTGCGGGCCGGGCACGGTCCCGCTTGACGTCGGTCAAGGGCTTCCGCAGACTCCCGTGGAGGGGCAGCGAGCGCCCGGCGCCGTTCCCCAGCTCGAGACCCCGTCCCCACCGGTGCGTCCCGTTCCGGCCAGGCACAGCCTACCGCTTGCATCGACCATCGCTGCTGGGATGGGCCAGCCCGTTGGTAGGGTGGCCATACTCCTCGCTCCCCCTTCGCCTTGACCTTGGAGGTAACTATGTACTCCCGTTCGACGGCTCTTCTTCTAGCCAGCGCGCTGCTGGCGGTTTCCTCTCCCATCGCCCTGGGCAAGGACTGCTGGGTGGATGTCTACGACCAAGCCGACTACCAGGGCGAACACCGACGCATCGAGGGGCCGGTGGAATTGCCGAGCTTGAAACGCTTAGGCGATCAGGATTGGAGCAATCGCATCGAGAGCCTCAAGGTGGGCGCCGATGCGGAAGTGATCGCCTATCGCAAGGAAAATTTCCAGGAGGATGCGACCGGACCCACCAACCACCCCTACGAGATCCAATCCTGGGGCGGCAAGGATCTACCGAGCTACCGGGAACAGGAGCTGAACCTCGGCCCAGGAAAGAAGGAACATCATCTGGGCGATTTGAATTTCCACCGCAACATCAATTCCCTGAAGGTGAAGTGCCGACCCTGAAGCCCCGTTCAGTTGGGCCCGATCACCTGATCCACCACCACCGCGTAGCTCCCGTCGTTCTCGACCGTAACGGGCGCGGTCAAGCCCTGCAAATCGCCCGCGGTTGGAGTCGGCTGGCCGCTCTTGGAGACGCGCGCGCCGATGACGATCCGTCCGAAGGAGGACAGGTTCAGCCCTTGCGCCATGGCCATGGAATCGTCCAGCACCACTTCCAGCGGCAAATCCCCCGCCCGCTTTCGGACCACCGCCAACGGCATCGGGGGACCTTCGGCGGCGCGGGCGAACACGAACAGCGGATCACTGGGTGATATCTTGCCTTTCAAGCCGTCCGCGACCCGCACCTGCACGCGGATGCGCCTACCCGGGGCCGCCGCGGGCGCCGGGCCGCCGCGGACTTCGGCGAGGTACTGGTCGAGCTGACGGGCCTCTTCGCTGCCGGCGGGGAACTGAGCCTTAAGCTTGCTCCAATACTCTACGGCCTTGGCAGCATCCTGTCGCTGTGCCGCTGCCATCCCTGCCAGCCAGAGCGCCCCCGGGTGATTGGGATCTTTCTGGAGGATCTCCTCCACCACGGCCATGGGTTTGCCTTCCAGCGCCCCTCCATGGACGGCCGCCAGCGCCTCGGCGTATTGGGCGCGGACATCGAGATCGTCGGGGACCAGTTTGAGGGCGTATTCGTAGGCCGTGACCGCCTTGTCCGGCTGCTGGACAGCCAGCAGCGAACGGGCCAGCAGCAACCATCCTTCCACATCGCCCGGATTTTGCTTCAGTCGCTCCGCCAAGCGCTGGATGCTGTCGGTCAGGCTGGCCATGGGCGTCCCCGGCACCGGGCCCAGAAGATCGGGACGGCCCAAGGCGAGGTAAGCGACCAGGGCACACACCGGCAATGCCACCAGGGCCATGGTCAACGCCCCCCGTCCCCGGGGGGAAGGCGAGATCTCTCGGCCAGCGGAGGCTTCCAGGTCGCCCAGGAGATTCCGTTCGGATTCCGCCGCCAGCTCGGCCAGCTGGTCCGGACCGACCCCTTCCGCGGTCCATTCCTGCTGACGTTGCTGGTGCAGGATCAGATTGAGCCGGGCCCGCTTCGACAGCCTAGCCGACCCCTTGCCGGTCAGTGCCGGGATGAAAAACACGTAGCCCGCCGCCACCAGCGCGAGCGCCGCGATCCAGAATTCGAGCATGCTTCAGCCTTCAAGATTCTTCTTCAACCGGTCCAGGCGTTGCCGCTCTTCCTCGGTCAGGTGGAGCGCCGCCACGGTCCGGCGTCGCCGGGCCTGCTGCCAGAGCAACAGTGCCCCGGCGAGCAGGATCAATAACGGGCCGGCCCACAGCAACACCGTGATCGGCTTGAGCGGCGGACGATAAAGCACGAAGTCGCCATAACGCTCGGTAAGGAATTTGATCGCCTGTTCCTCGCTCTGGCCGCTTTGGATGATGCCGTACACCTCGTCACGGAGGTCCTTAGCCAGATCGGCGTCGGAATCGGCTAGGGATTGGTTCTGACAGACCAGGCAGCGCAGCTGGCTAATGAGGTGCTCGTAGCGCTGTTGCTTGTCGGCGCTGTCGAATTGACGGACTTCCACCGCCGACGCGGCGAGCGGGAGCGCCAACAGGGCGGGCAACAACCAAAAGGAGCGGATCATGACGGCGCGTCTTGCAGTTGGCGGATCAAGGGCAATAGCTTGGTCTCCAGGATCTCGGCGGTGATGGGACCGGTATGCTTGTAACGAATGATGCCCTGGCGGTCGATCACGAAGGTTTCCGGCACGCCATACACCCCCCAGTCGATGCCCACCCGGCCATCGGCGTCGAAGGCGCTGGCGGTGTAGGGGTCACCGAAGCGGTTCAGCCAGGCCAGGGCGTCTTCCCGCTGGTCCTTATAATTGAGGCCGTAGATGGGCACCACCCGCCGTTCCGCCAGATCCAGCAACACCGGATGCTCCTGGCGACAGGAAACGCACCAGGACGCCCACACGTTCACCAGAGCGACCTGCCCCTTGAAGTCGGCGGGGCTCAGCGTCTTGCCGGCATCTACCACTTGCGGCAGGGTGAACGTGGGGGCTGGCTTGCCAATGAAGGGCGAAGGCACTTCACGGGGATCCAAGGTCAACCCCACGGCAAGGAAAATCACCAGCAGGACGAAGGCGGCGAGCGGGACGAGGTAGCGCATGGTCACCAATGACAGCCTCTAGGGCGGCACCCGATGCCGCCATTCCATTGGATCATGGTTCGGGCCAGGCAAGCACCCCGCCTCGCGCTCACTTCACGACTTTTAGAACAGGCCTTTTCTTGGCGCTCGGCTCCTGGGGCGAGCTGCTGGCGGGCGGTGGGGTATCGTCCTCACCATCCTCGTCAAATAGCATGCCCCGCCCGTTTTCCTGGGCATAAATGGCCAGCACCGCGCGCATCGGGATGTCGACCTGCATCGGGGTGCCGCCGAAACGGGCGTTGAAGGCGATGTTGTGATTGCCCAAGGACAACCCCTGAACCGCTTGCGGGCGCAGGTTCAGGACGATTTTCCCGTCCTGCACGTATTGCCTCGGCACCATCACCCCCTCGCTGTCGGCATTGACCAACAGATAGGGGGTAAAGGAACTATCCACGATCCAGTCGTAAATGGCCCGGATCAAATAGGGTTTGAGCGAAATCATCAGGCAGACGCACGGTGGTTGAGGGTCGCGTATTCCCGTTCTTTTTCGCTTAGACTCGCCTGGAACGACTCTCGTTCGAACAGGCGATTGGCATAAAACCGGATCGACTCCGCCTGGCGGGGCAGCTCGATTCCCAACACGGGCAGCCGCCACAGCAAGGCCGCCAGCGAGCAATCGACCAGGGAAAACTCGTCGCTCAGGAAATAGGGCTTGGCGGCGAATACCGGCGCCGCGCTGACCAGGCCATCGCGCAGTTGCTTCGCGGCCTTGGCTTTTTTCTTAGGGTCGGAGCTCTTCTCGATCTCGTCGGACAGCTGCGACCAATCTTGGTCGATGCGATGCACTAACATCCGGGCCCGCGCCCGCGCCACCGGGTCCATGGGATGCAACGGGGGATGCGGAAAGCGCTCGTCCAAGTATTCCATGATGATGCGGGAATCGGACAATACCAGGTCCCGATCCACCATGGTGGGGATATTGCCGAGCGGATTGGCGGCCAACAGGTCCTCCGGCAGTTTGGCCGTATCGACGTACTCGATGTCCGCGGCGATGTTCTTCTCGAACAACACGATGCGGACGCGGTGACTGTATGCACAAGCGGGAGAAGAATAAAGGATCATGGCCGATTTGCGACTGACCGTATTCACCACCCTCAACACCTCGAGAGGTCCATCAACAAAGCAAGCAAATTGCGTCGCTCATCATAGACGATAGCACAGCATAGCGATGTGGCGCGTTGAAGGAAAGCCTAACGAACTTTGCGGCGAATCCAAAGTCGGTTCGGATTCTATCATGAGTCCCCGGTCGATATGTCCTTCCAGTATTCCTTTTTTAGCTTGTACAAAAGAACCGTCAAGATAATGAGAAAGGCGAGCACGTATTTTCCCAAGGGCAACCGCTCGAGCTTGGCCGGCTCCGCCACGTAGGCCAGGAAATTCACGATGTCGGTGACAGCCCCACGAAACTCCTGGGGCGACATTTTACCGGGCTCGGAAAGCCTTACATCGACGACCGTGGGAACGCCCGCCACCATTTTCACCACCGGCACTTGGATACCCTGAAATTTCCACAATACGTTGGGCATCGCGACATTCGGCGCGACCATATTGTTCACCCCGAAGGGCCTCTTGGGATCCAGGTAAAATCCTTTCAAATAGTTATAAACCCAGTTCGCGCCGCGCGCCCGGACGATCAAGGAAAGATCCGGTGGCACTACGCCGAACGCGGCCTCGGCGACCGCCGGGGCCATGGCGGTGCGGATCGGGTCATAGACTTTCGCCTGACCGAACAGGAATTCCCTACGCAGAGCCTCCTGGTCCAAGTGCAAATCCTTAGCGATTCTGGAGTAACGCATTTGTTTTATGCCATGGCAGCCCAGGCAGTAATTGGCGAATAAACCTGCTCCTCTGCGCACCGACTCGCGATCGAAAATATCCACCTCCACCGTTTCCAAGGATCTCCCGGATGGCGTCCCCGCGGAAGGCAATGAAAAAACCAACAACAACAGCGTGAGCGCTCTCTTCATTCTGGCCGACACCCGAATTGTTTCACCCGCTCGAGAGTCCTGTGCCAACCTTCCTCCACCCGACGATAGGCCGCACTTCCTTGGATGGCCAGAAGCGCTCGTTCCAGCCATCGCCAGTGTCGACCCTGGCGCTTAGCCAGAGGAATGATCGGCTCCGCCAGCCGCTCGGGGACCGGCTGGGTTTTTTCGATTCTCGACAGAAACGGCAGCGAAAGCAGGAAGCCGAAGTACACCAAGGCGAATAAACGCGCCAGCAATGTGGTGGTCAGGGTGACTGGTTTGGTGCCGAGTATTCCTAGGCCGATAAAGCTGGCCACGAACAAAGTGAGGCCGAATTTGAACACCTTGCCTCGATAACGGATCGATTTGACTGGGTTACGATCAAGCCAGGGCAAGAAGAACAGCAGCACGATCGCCGCTATCATAGCCAGAACCCCGCCGGGCTTGCTCGGCACGGCACGCAAAATCGAGTAGAACGGCGTGAAATACCAAACCGGCTGGATATGCTCAGGGGTTTTCAATGGGTCAGCTGGATCGAAATTGGGGTGCTCCAGAAACAACCCACCCATTTCTGGGGCGTAGAATACGATCAACGCGAATATGATTGCAAAGATACTCCCTACATACAGATCCTTCACCGTGTAGTAAGGATGGAACGGAATCCCATCCCTAGGTACCTCATCCGCGTTCTTGTAGTTTTTGATTTCTATTCCGTCGGGGTTGTTGGAACCGGTGGTCCTGAGGGCGATCAGGTGAAAAGCCACGAGCAGCAGTATTGCCAAAGGGACGGCGATAACATGAAAGGCAAAGAATCTATTCAACGTGGCATCGGCAACCACGTAATCGCCCCGTATCCATAAGGCCAGATCTTCGCCTATGAAGGGTATGGCACCGAACAGGGAAATAATGACCTGGGCTCCCCAATAGGACATTTGCCCCCAAGGTAACAGATACCCCATGAAGGCTTCCGCCATGAGCAGCACGAAGATCGCCATACCGAACAACCAGATCAGTTCCCGCGGCTTCTTGAACGAGCCATACAATAGGCCCCGGAACATGTGGATATAGATGACGACGAAAAATAGCGACGCACCCGTGGAGTGCAGATAGCGCAGCAACCAACCCCACTGCACGTCCCGCATGATGTATTCTACGGAGTCGAAAGCCAAGCTGGCATCGGGTTTGTAATTGATGGCGAGAAAAATCCCCGTCAAGATTTGATTGATCAATACCAGGAGCGCCAGAAAACCAAATACGTAAAGAATGTTGAAATTCTTCGGCGCGTAGTACTTGACTAACTGCTCATTCCAAAACTTGGTAACCGGAAGCCGCTCGTCCAACCACTGGACGATGGGTTTGAGTTTGTCTGAGAGCATAATTATTTTTTCTCCTCGCCGACCACGATACGGTTATCGCCTTCGAAGCGATAGGGGGGAATCACCAGATTGGTCGGGGCGGGGACCCCCTTGTAGACGCGCCCGGCCAGGTCGAACCGGGATCCGTGGCAGGGGCAGAAAAAGCCGCCTTTCCAGTCCGGACCTAGATCGGCCGGTGCCACTTCCGGGCGGTACAGGGGAGAGCAACCGAGATGGGTGCAGATCCCGATCGCGACGAAGATCTCCGGCCGGATGGAGCGCAGCTCGTTGCGCGCCGCTTCGGGCTGCTCCGATTCCTCCGAGTGCGGGTCGAGCAGATGGGCGCGCACGGCCGGCAGGCTGGCCAGCATTTCCGGGGTCCTCCGCACCACCCATACCGGCTTGCCGCGCCAGGACACTACCACCCGCTGGCCCGGCTCGATCTTGCTGATGTCGATCTCCACCGGCGCCCCCAAGGCTTCGGCCTTGGCACTCGGACGCATGGAGGCGATGAATGGCACGCTGAGGAAACCCGCGCCCACGGCGCCGACCACGGTCGCGGCCTGGGTCAAAAAGCGGCGTTTTTCGGGGTCCACGCCTTCGCTGATCATACGATTCTCCATTCCAAGGCTTGTTAAGCGGTGAACCAAAAGGGGAATGTTTTTATGTGATCTGGCGCGATTCGGTAACGCTGAATTTCCGCGCGGCGGCGATTGTGGGTGAGAAACCGACATGGGTCAAGAAAAACACTTGCGCCCCCACCCCGGCGCCGACCGCGCCCCTCTTTGAAACTGCTTGAATCTCCTGAATTTTTAGGAATCGTGGGCGGGGTCTTGGGTTTCCAGGATATGCCTTAGGGCGAGCAGGAAGTGACGATTTTCCTCCGCGGTGCCCACCGTGACGCGCATGCATTGGCGCAAGGGACCGCCCACCGGGTGGAGGTTCTTGACCAGGATGCCGGCGGCTTTGAGTTCTTGGTAGACCCGCTCGGCATCATGGCACAACAGCCGGAACAAAAGGAAATTGGCCCAACTGGGATACACATGTACGGCATGAAATTTG is a genomic window of Candidatus Methylocalor cossyra containing:
- a CDS encoding ROK family protein, with product MNTSNLRLGIDLGGTKIELLALDGQGTELLRRRVATPQGDYRATLDAVAALVACAEAELGARGTVGIGTPGTLSRATGRLKNSNSTCLNGQPILEDLQERLGRPVRIANDADCFALSEATDGAAAGLGTVFGVILGTGVGGGLVVHGRLVQGPNGITGEWGHNPLPWATAEELPGPPCYCGKRGCIETFLSGPALARDHAEHTGLLLEGAEIVARADAGDSACEATLRRYEGRLARALAQLINILDPDAIVLGGGLSNCTRLYRRVPTQWGRYVFSDRVDSRLLPPRYGDSSGVRGAAWLWR
- the ccmI gene encoding c-type cytochrome biogenesis protein CcmI, with translation MLEFWIAALALVAAGYVFFIPALTGKGSARLSKRARLNLILHQQRQQEWTAEGVGPDQLAELAAESERNLLGDLEASAGREISPSPRGRGALTMALVALPVCALVAYLALGRPDLLGPVPGTPMASLTDSIQRLAERLKQNPGDVEGWLLLARSLLAVQQPDKAVTAYEYALKLVPDDLDVRAQYAEALAAVHGGALEGKPMAVVEEILQKDPNHPGALWLAGMAAAQRQDAAKAVEYWSKLKAQFPAGSEEARQLDQYLAEVRGGPAPAAAPGRRIRVQVRVADGLKGKISPSDPLFVFARAAEGPPMPLAVVRKRAGDLPLEVVLDDSMAMAQGLNLSSFGRIVIGARVSKSGQPTPTAGDLQGLTAPVTVENDGSYAVVVDQVIGPN
- a CDS encoding cytochrome c-type biogenesis protein; its protein translation is MIRSFWLLPALLALPLAASAVEVRQFDSADKQQRYEHLISQLRCLVCQNQSLADSDADLAKDLRDEVYGIIQSGQSEEQAIKFLTERYGDFVLYRPPLKPITVLLWAGPLLILLAGALLLWQQARRRRTVAALHLTEEERQRLDRLKKNLEG
- a CDS encoding DsbE family thiol:disulfide interchange protein — encoded protein: MRYLVPLAAFVLLVIFLAVGLTLDPREVPSPFIGKPAPTFTLPQVVDAGKTLSPADFKGQVALVNVWASWCVSCRQEHPVLLDLAERRVVPIYGLNYKDQREDALAWLNRFGDPYTASAFDADGRVGIDWGVYGVPETFVIDRQGIIRYKHTGPITAEILETKLLPLIRQLQDAPS
- a CDS encoding ClpXP protease specificity-enhancing factor, which encodes MISLKPYLIRAIYDWIVDSSFTPYLLVNADSEGVMVPRQYVQDGKIVLNLRPQAVQGLSLGNHNIAFNARFGGTPMQVDIPMRAVLAIYAQENGRGMLFDEDGEDDTPPPASSSPQEPSAKKRPVLKVVK
- a CDS encoding glutathione S-transferase N-terminal domain-containing protein yields the protein MILYSSPACAYSHRVRIVLFEKNIAADIEYVDTAKLPEDLLAANPLGNIPTMVDRDLVLSDSRIIMEYLDERFPHPPLHPMDPVARARARMLVHRIDQDWSQLSDEIEKSSDPKKKAKAAKQLRDGLVSAAPVFAAKPYFLSDEFSLVDCSLAALLWRLPVLGIELPRQAESIRFYANRLFERESFQASLSEKEREYATLNHRASA
- a CDS encoding cytochrome c1, encoding MEVDIFDRESVRRGAGLFANYCLGCHGIKQMRYSRIAKDLHLDQEALRREFLFGQAKVYDPIRTAMAPAVAEAAFGVVPPDLSLIVRARGANWVYNYLKGFYLDPKRPFGVNNMVAPNVAMPNVLWKFQGIQVPVVKMVAGVPTVVDVRLSEPGKMSPQEFRGAVTDIVNFLAYVAEPAKLERLPLGKYVLAFLIILTVLLYKLKKEYWKDISTGDS
- a CDS encoding cytochrome b, coding for MLSDKLKPIVQWLDERLPVTKFWNEQLVKYYAPKNFNILYVFGFLALLVLINQILTGIFLAINYKPDASLAFDSVEYIMRDVQWGWLLRYLHSTGASLFFVVIYIHMFRGLLYGSFKKPRELIWLFGMAIFVLLMAEAFMGYLLPWGQMSYWGAQVIISLFGAIPFIGEDLALWIRGDYVVADATLNRFFAFHVIAVPLAILLLVAFHLIALRTTGSNNPDGIEIKNYKNADEVPRDGIPFHPYYTVKDLYVGSIFAIIFALIVFYAPEMGGLFLEHPNFDPADPLKTPEHIQPVWYFTPFYSILRAVPSKPGGVLAMIAAIVLLFFLPWLDRNPVKSIRYRGKVFKFGLTLFVASFIGLGILGTKPVTLTTTLLARLFALVYFGFLLSLPFLSRIEKTQPVPERLAEPIIPLAKRQGRHWRWLERALLAIQGSAAYRRVEEGWHRTLERVKQFGCRPE
- the petA gene encoding ubiquinol-cytochrome c reductase iron-sulfur subunit, whose translation is MISEGVDPEKRRFLTQAATVVGAVGAGFLSVPFIASMRPSAKAEALGAPVEIDISKIEPGQRVVVSWRGKPVWVVRRTPEMLASLPAVRAHLLDPHSEESEQPEAARNELRSIRPEIFVAIGICTHLGCSPLYRPEVAPADLGPDWKGGFFCPCHGSRFDLAGRVYKGVPAPTNLVIPPYRFEGDNRIVVGEEKK